The Haloplanus sp. CK5-1 genome contains a region encoding:
- a CDS encoding cold-shock protein has protein sequence MATGTVDFFNDTGGYGFIETEDADDDVFFHMEDVGGPDLEEGQELEFEIEDSPKGPRATNVVRL, from the coding sequence ATGGCAACTGGTACGGTCGATTTCTTCAACGACACTGGCGGTTACGGCTTTATCGAGACTGAGGACGCGGACGACGACGTGTTCTTCCACATGGAGGACGTGGGCGGCCCGGACCTCGAAGAGGGACAGGAACTAGAGTTCGAAATCGAGGACTCCCCCAAGGGTCCGCGCGCGACGAACGTCGTTCGCCTGTAA
- a CDS encoding histidine kinase N-terminal 7TM domain-containing protein, with amino-acid sequence MSPATGYALVFVAATVSCAAGVVRARDVEDAETRRGLVVLLATSGGWAASHAALLVLPAEALKTAVYLFGLILGFSTVFAWLYFCSAYTGRTYHRRTAYRWAGVALYLGVVAVKVTNPIHHLYFTTGFVSTPFDHLAIQQGMFHWVVTGLSYALATVGMFALFEAFADAEYDATPLAVLVGLAGAPVVLDIVGYATPLLIDMIHAPLGVAAFAVGVLFVFEDRFFAVQLTEGVEGATIFLDDDGRIREYNHAARRLFPALDGAVGDPVTAVPEIAEALDDDDDRDVVDVDVDGDRRHYVVSDNAFEIGQGSLGRIVVLSDVTRIERQRRELERHNQQLEDLSEGMRHELRNAVMIIRGNVRWATEQLGSGDVDDARDALRTATSTTDRTTQLMNDFATVAQYGQTMADAVELDFREAVTDAWETEGSPDVDLTVEGDGSIEADPARFRLLFARTFEFAVDNGASSVVVARRPDGITITDDGEPLEGDPDRYFDYADAVSADVSGTALPLVRTLAEVHGWRATLDSTYQDGVRLRLSW; translated from the coding sequence GTGTCGCCCGCGACCGGATACGCACTGGTGTTCGTCGCCGCCACCGTCAGCTGTGCCGCCGGCGTCGTCCGCGCCCGCGACGTGGAGGACGCCGAGACGCGGCGCGGACTGGTCGTCCTCCTCGCGACGAGTGGCGGCTGGGCCGCCAGCCACGCCGCACTCCTCGTCCTGCCGGCCGAGGCTCTGAAGACGGCGGTCTACCTGTTCGGGCTGATCCTCGGGTTCAGCACCGTCTTCGCCTGGCTCTACTTCTGTTCGGCGTACACCGGCCGGACGTACCACCGGCGGACTGCATACCGGTGGGCCGGGGTCGCGCTGTATCTCGGCGTCGTCGCCGTGAAGGTCACCAACCCCATCCACCACCTCTACTTCACGACCGGATTCGTCTCGACGCCGTTCGACCATCTGGCGATCCAGCAGGGAATGTTCCACTGGGTGGTGACGGGGCTGTCGTACGCGCTGGCCACCGTGGGGATGTTCGCCCTCTTCGAGGCGTTCGCCGACGCCGAGTACGACGCGACGCCGCTTGCCGTCCTCGTCGGGTTGGCCGGCGCACCGGTCGTCCTCGACATCGTCGGCTACGCGACACCGCTGTTGATCGACATGATCCACGCCCCCCTCGGCGTGGCGGCGTTCGCCGTCGGCGTCCTGTTCGTCTTCGAGGATCGCTTCTTCGCGGTACAACTCACCGAAGGGGTCGAGGGCGCGACGATCTTTCTGGACGACGACGGCCGGATTCGCGAGTACAATCACGCGGCCCGTCGGCTGTTTCCCGCCCTTGACGGCGCCGTCGGCGATCCGGTGACCGCCGTGCCGGAGATCGCAGAGGCGCTCGACGACGACGACGACCGGGACGTCGTCGACGTGGACGTCGACGGCGACCGTCGCCACTACGTGGTGAGCGACAACGCGTTCGAGATCGGACAGGGGTCGCTGGGCCGGATCGTCGTCCTCTCGGACGTGACCCGAATCGAACGACAACGGCGGGAACTCGAGCGCCACAACCAGCAACTCGAGGACCTCTCGGAGGGGATGCGCCACGAACTCCGGAACGCGGTGATGATCATCCGCGGCAACGTCCGGTGGGCGACGGAGCAACTCGGCAGCGGTGACGTCGACGACGCCCGGGACGCGCTGCGGACGGCGACGTCGACGACCGACCGGACGACACAGCTGATGAACGACTTCGCGACGGTCGCACAGTACGGACAGACGATGGCCGACGCCGTCGAACTCGACTTCCGCGAGGCGGTGACGGACGCCTGGGAAACGGAGGGGTCGCCCGACGTCGACCTCACCGTCGAGGGTGACGGATCGATCGAGGCGGATCCCGCACGCTTCCGGCTCCTCTTTGCGCGTACCTTCGAGTTCGCCGTCGACAACGGCGCGTCGTCGGTGGTCGTCGCCCGCCGACCGGACGGGATCACGATCACCGACGACGGTGAGCCACTGGAGGGCGATCCGGACCGGTACTTCGACTACGCCGACGCCGTGTCGGCCGACGTGTCCGGGACCGCACTCCCGCTGGTCCGGACGCTCGCCGAGGTGCACGGCTGGCGGGCGACCCTCGACTCGACGTACCAAGACGGCGTGCGCCTCCGGCTCTCGTGGTGA
- a CDS encoding DUF429 domain-containing protein, with translation MSDDPLYVGADVASGSWVAVAFDAEGFDHATVFAEVGDLWLEYEERADRILLDVPIGLVEDGSTERTCDRLAREVLGPRRRAVFTPPVREATRKRRYPAAKRVNERKSGKSLTKQAFAISDDIAAVDELLQELPEARDVVAEAHPEVCFRAFAGEPLHYSKRTAAGYAERMRTLAEFDRDAPPVVQSAAEATGGEDVGVDDVLDAVVLGYTARPGPGDLRTLPSEPERDPTDLPMRMVYRAAGSLRDDPK, from the coding sequence ATGAGCGACGATCCGCTGTACGTTGGCGCCGACGTCGCGTCGGGCTCGTGGGTCGCCGTCGCGTTCGACGCCGAGGGGTTCGACCACGCGACGGTGTTCGCAGAGGTGGGCGACCTCTGGCTGGAGTACGAGGAGCGCGCCGACCGCATCCTGCTCGACGTGCCGATCGGTCTCGTCGAGGATGGATCTACCGAACGGACCTGTGACAGGCTGGCTCGGGAGGTACTGGGGCCGCGCCGGCGGGCCGTGTTCACGCCGCCGGTTCGGGAGGCGACGCGCAAGCGACGCTACCCAGCGGCCAAGCGGGTCAACGAGCGAAAGAGCGGCAAGAGCCTGACGAAACAGGCGTTCGCAATCAGCGACGACATCGCAGCCGTGGACGAACTGCTCCAAGAACTGCCGGAAGCACGGGACGTGGTCGCCGAGGCCCACCCGGAGGTGTGCTTCCGGGCGTTCGCGGGCGAGCCCCTGCACTACTCGAAGCGGACGGCCGCGGGGTACGCCGAGCGGATGCGCACGCTCGCCGAGTTCGACCGCGACGCACCACCGGTCGTCCAGTCGGCGGCGGAGGCGACCGGCGGCGAGGACGTCGGCGTCGACGACGTCCTCGACGCCGTCGTTCTGGGCTATACGGCCCGTCCTGGCCCCGGCGACCTGCGGACGCTCCCGTCCGAACCGGAGCGTGATCCGACGGACCTCCCGATGCGGATGGTGTACCGAGCCGCGGGGTCGCTACGCGACGACCCGAAGTGA
- a CDS encoding DUF6293 family protein, with product MNVAERVHVMPLGFEHDRIVEPAMEYRADRVVLLDWLAADVERPDYHDDVVADLEAAGVEVDRRDCNLFDLYDSIGVIAEIVTAEARPADDADLGNEVYVNLATGSKITAIAGMIACMVTGEARPYYVRAERYASGTEPVGYGMEVAIDLPTYPMERPDRQQIAVLDHVVEEGPRSKRELIRFGAERDLPFVRDCDRPFDASGKPTKQSYARLRRHVVDPLVDRGFVAVDAVGTTRRVRATEDGHNARTAFGYVLDA from the coding sequence ATGAACGTCGCGGAGCGCGTCCACGTGATGCCCCTCGGATTCGAACACGACCGCATCGTCGAACCCGCGATGGAGTACCGCGCCGACCGGGTCGTCCTGCTGGACTGGTTGGCCGCCGACGTCGAGCGCCCCGACTACCACGACGACGTGGTGGCGGATCTGGAGGCCGCCGGCGTCGAGGTCGACCGTCGGGACTGCAACCTCTTCGACCTGTACGACTCCATCGGCGTCATCGCGGAGATCGTGACCGCGGAGGCACGACCGGCCGACGACGCCGACCTCGGTAACGAGGTGTACGTCAACCTCGCGACCGGAAGTAAGATCACCGCAATCGCGGGCATGATCGCGTGCATGGTCACCGGCGAGGCGCGGCCGTACTACGTCCGCGCCGAACGGTACGCCTCCGGCACGGAGCCGGTGGGGTACGGGATGGAGGTCGCGATCGATCTCCCGACCTACCCGATGGAGCGACCGGACCGCCAGCAGATCGCCGTCCTCGACCACGTCGTCGAGGAGGGGCCACGGTCGAAACGGGAGTTGATCCGGTTCGGTGCCGAGCGCGACCTCCCGTTCGTCCGGGACTGCGACCGTCCGTTCGACGCGTCGGGGAAGCCGACCAAGCAGTCCTACGCGCGCCTCCGCCGGCACGTCGTCGATCCACTCGTCGACCGTGGGTTCGTCGCTGTCGACGCCGTCGGGACGACCCGTCGCGTGCGGGCGACGGAGGACGGCCACAACGCCCGGACCGCCTTCGGCTACGTCCTCGACGCGTGA
- the ubaA gene encoding SAMP-activating enzyme E1, with product MSGLSLDATQLDRYSRHIIMDEVGPEGQKRLLDSSALVVGAGGLGAPVIQYLAAAGVGRIGIVDDDVVERSNLQRQVIHGDADVGRPKVESARDFVATLNPDVDVDIYETRLDRTNADIVEGHDVIVDASDNFPTRYLVNDTARLAGIPVSHGAIYKFEGQVTTLHPDGPCYRCLFREAPEPGTVPDCATTGVLGVLPGTVGCIQATEAVKVLLDAGDPLVGRMLFYDAMDMSFETVPYAEDPGCPVCGEDPIETIDDIEYTDGCAISAD from the coding sequence ATGAGTGGGCTCTCGCTCGACGCCACGCAACTGGATCGCTACTCCCGGCACATCATCATGGACGAGGTCGGTCCCGAGGGGCAGAAGCGACTACTGGATTCGAGCGCCCTCGTCGTCGGTGCGGGGGGACTGGGCGCGCCCGTCATCCAGTATCTCGCGGCCGCGGGCGTCGGCCGGATCGGGATCGTCGACGACGACGTCGTCGAGCGGTCGAACTTGCAGCGGCAGGTGATCCACGGCGACGCCGACGTGGGCCGTCCCAAAGTCGAGAGCGCACGCGACTTCGTCGCGACGCTCAACCCCGACGTCGACGTCGACATCTACGAGACGCGACTCGACCGGACGAACGCCGACATCGTCGAGGGCCACGACGTGATCGTCGACGCTTCCGACAACTTTCCGACGCGCTATCTGGTCAACGACACCGCTCGCCTCGCCGGGATTCCGGTCTCCCACGGCGCTATCTACAAGTTCGAGGGACAGGTCACGACGCTCCACCCCGACGGGCCCTGCTACCGGTGTCTGTTCCGCGAAGCCCCCGAACCGGGGACCGTTCCCGACTGCGCGACGACGGGCGTCCTCGGCGTACTCCCCGGTACTGTCGGCTGCATCCAGGCGACCGAGGCCGTGAAAGTTCTCCTCGACGCCGGCGATCCCCTCGTCGGGCGGATGCTCTTCTACGACGCGATGGACATGAGTTTCGAGACGGTGCCCTACGCCGAGGATCCGGGCTGTCCGGTGTGTGGCGAGGACCCCATCGAGACCATCGACGACATCGAATACACCGACGGCTGTGCGATCAGCGCGGACTGA